The Flavobacteriales bacterium genome contains the following window.
CAATGGCAATGGCATCGGGGCGCGTGTGTACTGCACCACCTCGACGGGCACACAGATGCGCGACGTGAAAAGCGGCGATGGCTTCGCTTACATGAGCAGTTTGATGACCCACTTCGGACTGGGGCAGGAAACCCAGATCGACGAAGTGGTGGTGCGCTGGCCCAGTGGCATCATCAATGTGGTGGACAACCCACCGGCGGACGGTACCATCACCATTGTGGAGGACCCGCTCACGAGCATCGTTGAGCCGCTCCGCGAACTGCGCTTGAACGTATGGCCGAACCCGGCAACCGACGTACTCCAAGTGCGCGGCACCGTGTGCGCGCCCGGCGCTCGTGCCCGCATCCTTGATGCCACAGGCAAGCAATTGTCCAACGAACGCTTGGCGGGTTCCGTGATCGACGTGTCGCGCTTCGCTGCCGGCATGTACATCCTGGAAGTCTCTTCGGAGGCCGGAACGGCCACGGCCACCTTCAGCAAGTGAGCGGGATCATCCATCTTCGACGCCACCACCAGACCATCACTCCAACATGAGGAATACGCTACTTCTTTCTGCCTTGTCCGTAGCACTGACCGCGAGCGCGCAGAACACCTGCCTCACGGCATTGCCCGTGACAGCGGGCAACACATACACCGTTACCGGTTTCGATGGCCTGCAGATACCCATACCCGTTTGCGCGAGCGGTGGCACAGGGGCGGTGCACGGGGAGTGGTATACCTACACCGCGCCAGCGGACTACAACCTGACGGTAAGCACGGACTTCACCCAGAACGCCGGCATTGACACCCGGTTCCATGTGTACACGGGCGTGTGCGGCAATCTCACCTGCATCGGTGGCGATGATGACAGCGGGTCCGGCAACCTCTCCATCGACCAGTTCAATGTGTCGCAGGGCACCACGTACATCATTGCCTTCGATGACCGTTTCGACACTTCAGGGTTCGTGTTCAGCCTTAGCGAATTCCCCTCGGTGAGCTCGCCGGTGCAGTTCAGTTCGCAGACCATTGCCGTTACGGGCAGTGCGTACACCGTGGTGGACATGAACGATGACCAGCTCGACGACATCGTGGCCACCAAGGTGAACAACGTGCAAGTGCACTATCAGCAGCAAGGTGGTGGCTTCACCATCACCAACATCGCAACCGACAGCGTGGTGTACACCGCCACATGGAGCATCGCTGCCGGCGATCTCGACGATAATGGCCAGGTTGACCTGATGTACGGCAACGGATCGGGTGTATCCATTCTGATGGCCAACACCAACGGCACCGGCTTCACCGAAGTGGTCAGCCCGCAGTATGTCTTCAGCCAACGCGGCAACATGGTTGACATCAACAACGATGGCAACCTGGACGCGTTCATGTGCCACGACGTGGAACCCAACGTTTACTTCCTCAGCGACGGTCAGGGGGGCTTCAACTTCGTGCAGGGTGGCTTGGGCGACACGCCCAACGGCGGCAACTACGGCAGCATCTGGATCGATTACGACAACGACCACGACATCGACCTGTTCATTGCCAAATGCCGCGGCGGCAACAACCCCGCGGCCATCGATCAACTGCACCGCAACGATGGCAACGGCGTGTTCACCGAAGTGGCCGCTTCGCTGGACCTTGCCGCAGGCTACCACCAGAGCTGGAGCAGCGCATGGGCCGACTACGACAACGACGGCGACATGGACGTGGTGGTGGGCGCAAGCTCGTTCACCGGTGGTGGGCACCGCGTGATGCGCAACGACGGCACCATCTTCACGGATGTGGCGGCAGGAAGCGGCTGGGACCTTTTCCAAGGGACCGGTATCGAGCACGTGGCTCACGACTTCAACAATGATGGTTGGGTCGATGTGCTCACCGCCAGCAGCACCGTGATGGTCAACAACGGCGACATGACCTTCACACCGATCGTTGCCGGGGCGAGCACGGGTGCGGTTGGCGACCTGAACAACGACGGATACCTGGACGTGCATGTCGGCACAACATCGTTCATCAACGATGGCGGCACGAACAATTACATCCGCGTCCATACGGTCGGCACCGTCAGCAATCTCGATGGCATCGGTGCACGTGTGCAGATCACCACGCCACTGGGCACGCAGATCCGCGATGTGAAGAGCGGTGATGGCTTCAAGTACATGAGCAGCTTGCTCACGCACTTCGGACTTGGCGCTGACACCCAAGTGGACGAACTGACCATCTACTGGCCCAGCGGGATCGTGAACACCTGGAACAGCATTCCCGCCAACACCACCTTCACGGCCGTGGAAGACGCCATTACCGATGTGAGCGAGAGCAAGGTGCCCCTCACGCTATCCATAGCCCCTGTACCCACCACGGATGAACTCGTGATCAATACCAACGCCGACTGGATGAACGCCCCCGTGAGCGTGGTGGACATCAACGGCCGCACGGTGCTGAACATGGCCCTGAAAGTGAACCGGGTGGACGTGCGAGACCTTGCCCCAGGCGTTTATGTGGTGCGGATGCTCCTTGAAGGGAACGAGGTGCAACGCCGGTTCGTGAAGGAGTGAATCCCGCCCCTATTGTTGGACAAGGCCCCGGTACCGGGGCCTTGTCCGTTCCTGGCCCGTCGTGATCGAGGCCCCTGGGTTGCTTGTGCGGTGCACAACTATTCTGCTTGCATACCGCCCACCGGTTCCGGTAGTTTCGGTATCCCTGGTCCCTTCCGATGTTCCCTTCCATGCCTTTCGTTCGGGTTGTTGCCCTCTTGCTGCTGGCCATGGCCTGGTGGGGAGCACATTCGTGCGTGGCCCAGGAAGCTGAAGGCGATCTCGTGTACAAGTTCACGGTGTCCGGAACGCAGGACCCGGTCGCCGCGAAACCTGCGCAAGCGGCATTGATGGCGCACGGCGATGCGCACTTCTGCTACTTCATCGACGAGGCTGATGTCTTCGCCTTGGTGATGTCATCACCGATCACGCGGCAGGAGATCGCCGCTCGTCTTTCATCAGCCGGATACACGCTCTTGGGCCCCGTGCTTGTATCGGACGGCACCGTGCTACAGGCGCCGGACCCAATGCCCAGCGATGAATGAAAACGCTGGCCCATAGCGTCGCCACGTTGGCCCTCCTCGGGAGCCTTGCGGCCAGGGGGCAGGGCGACCTCTGCACGGGTGCCACCGTAGTGGCCTGCGGTGGTTCCTACGCCGGCAACACCACGGCTTTCACCGCGGACGTGGCACCCTTCTGCAACACCACGGATGGCACCGGTGGCGGTGCCTGGTACCGGTTCACCGGCACGGGGAACCCTGTCATCGCTTCGCTGTGCGGCAGCGGCTACGACACCAAGATCCGTGTGTACACCGGCACGTGCGCGGCCCTGGTCTGCACCATCGGCAACGATGACTTCTGCGGCCTGCAATCGCAGGTGACGTGGACCTCGGTGCTGGGCACCACGTACTACATCCTCGTGCACGGCTTCGGCGCTGCCGCCGGCGCATACACGCTCAACATCACCTGCCCGCCACCGCCCGTTCCGCTCTGCTACACGCAAACAGCGGTGCCTTACGCCGCCGACCCCTACGCGGGCACATTGGTCACCCTCACCGACGATGTGCACAGCCCGGTGGTCAACATCGGTTTCACGTTCTGCTACAACGGCACCAACTACACCCAGTGCGTCATTGCGTCGAACAACTACATCACCTTCAACCTGGCCAATGCCGGCCTGTTCTCGCCTTGGGTAACAGGGGCCATCCCCAACGCCACACCAACGCAACCGCACAACGCCGTGCTCGATCCCTGGCAGGACATCAACCCCGGTGTTGGTGGGGCGGTGCGCTACCAGACGCTGGGAACGGCACCCTTTCGGCGATTCGTGGTGAGCTACAACAACGTGCCGATGTTCTCGTGCACCACGCAGTTGTACACCAGCCAGATCGTGCTCTACGAAAGCACTAATTGCATCGAGTCGCTGATCCTCAGTAAACCGGTGTGCGCCACGTGGAACAACGGCAACGCGGTCCAGGGCCTGCAGAACAACGGTGGCACCTCGGCCACTGTGGTGGCAGGGCGCAACAACACGCAGTGGACGGCCGCCAGCGAAGGGCGCTTCTTCTCACCTGCTTGCGTGCCTTGCTCAACGGCTTTCACCGCGCAGTGCCAGGTGGTGCCGCTGCCCATTGAACTGGCACACTTCGCAGGGCGCAACGTGGGCAGTTACAACCTGCTGGAGTGGACCACCGCCAGCGAGCGCAACACCGATCACTTCATCGTGGAACGCAGTGCCGATGGCGAGCTCTTCGTGCCAGTGCTGCTGGTTGATGCCGCCGGTAACAGCAGCAATACCCTCCACTACACCGCCAAGGACCCCGACCCGCGGCCTGGCCTCAACATCTACCGCCTGCGCGCCGTGGAAAACGACGCCAGTGAATCGTTGAGCCACGCCGTTACCGTGCACCACGACCCGGGATCCAGGATGGGCCTTCATCCCAATCCATCATCCGGAAGGGTCTTCGTCTCCTTGCCCGACCACGTGCGGGTGCCCTGCCAACTGGTCCTGCGCGACGTGTCCGGTCGTGCGGTGGCCTCTGCTCTGGCGGACGGCCATGTTACCGGATTGGACCTGGCGCGGGTGCAGGGCGGTACGTATTTGATCGAAGCGACCGGCACAGGGCTGTCAGCGACGCTGATCGTGGAGTAAGGAGAGGCTACCTTCGCAGCCCACGCCGGTAGGATCAGGGATGGCTCAACCAACTTCCCTCCGGAACTTCGGGCGTGGGCCCATCCGGTGAGCGACGCCATCAAGCACGAATGCGGTCTGGCCTTCATCCGCCTCCGCAAACCCCTCCACTACTACCACCAGAAGTACGGCACGGCCTTCACCGGCATCAACAAGCTGTTCCTCCTCATGGAGAAGCAGCACAACCGTGGCCAGGACGGCGCAGGTGTGGCCACCATCAAGCTCGATCCGGCGCCCGGCGACAATTTCATCGACCGGCAGCGCAGCACCGACCGCCAAGCCATCCAGAAGATCTTCGGTGGGATCCAAAAAGGTATCCAACAGGCCATCGACCGAGATGCGGCGATCGCCAATGATGCCGACCGCTTGAAGAAAGAGGTGCCTTTCCTCGGCGAAGTGCTGCTGGGGCACCTGCGTTACGCGACCTATGGTGGCGACAGTTTGGAGAACTGCCACCCTCGCCGCCGCCTGAGCAATTGGATCACTCGCAACCTCGTGTTGGCGGGCAACTTCAACATGACCAACGTGGACGAGCTCTTCGCGCTGCTCGTGAGCATCGGCCAGCACCCCAAGGAGCACAGCGACACCATGACCGTGCTGGAGAAGATCGGGCACTACCTGGACGTGGAGAACGACCGCCTGCGGCAGATCCACCATGGAGTAGGCCACAGCGACCGTGACATCACCGCGCTCATCGCGGAGCAAATGGACGTGGCCAACATCCTGCGCATGAGCGCGCAGGATTTCGATGGTGGATACGCGTTCGCCGGCCTGTTGGGCCACGGCGATGCGTTCGTGCTGCGCGATCCTGCCGGCATACGCCCGTGCTTCTGGTACGCCGATGATGAATTCGTGGTCGCCGCAAGCGAACGTCCCGCCATCCAGACCGCCTTCAGCGTCAAGACGGACCAGGTGCAGGAACTTCGGCCGGGCCATGCGCTCATCGTCCGCAAGAACGGATCGTTCAGCGAAGAGCAGGTGCGCGAACCGGTGGAGAAACGGGCGTGCAGCTTCGAGCGCATCTATTTCAGCCGGGGCAGCGATCGCGACGTGTACCGCGAGCGCATTGCACTGGGCCGCAACGTGGTGCCCACCATCATGGAGGCCGTGGACCACGACCTGCAGAACACCGTCTTCAGTTTCATCCCCAACACCGCCGAAGTGGCGTGCTATGGCATGCTGAAGGGTGTGGAGGATGAACTGAACAAGACCAAGGAACGGCTGATCACCGGGCTCGGGCCGAACCCCGCACCGGGCAAACTGCGGGAGATCCTCTCCATGCGCCCAAGGCTGGAGAAGGTGGCCATCAAAGATGCCAAGCTGCGTACGTTCATCACTGCAGACAACGCACGGGACGAGCTTGTGGCGCACGTGTACGACATCACCTATGGCAGCGTGCGCCCAGGCGTGGACAACCTGGTGGTGATCGATGACAGCATCGTGCGGGGCACAACACTGAAGCAGAGCATCCTGCGCATGCTCGATAGGCTGGAGCCGAAGCGCATCGTGGTGGTGAGCAGCGCCCCTCAGATCCGCTACCCCGACTGCTACGGCATCGACATGGCCAAGCTCGGCGACCTCGTCGCGTTCCAAGCAACCATCGCCTTGTTGCGCGAGACGAAGCAGGACAACATCATCGAGGATGTGTACGACCGGGCGTGCGCCAATGTGGCCAAACCGCTCCCGGTGCCCGGTGCACCGTACGGGCCATCGGGCCCTGCACCATGGATCGATAATGCGGTGAAGGACATCTACGCGCCGTTCACCGACGAGCAGATCAGTGCCAAGATCACCGAACTCCTCACGCCCAAAGGCCTCGGCTCGGAAGTGCGCATCGTTTACCAGGGCATCGACGGCCTGCGCGCCGCATGCCCACAGCATACAGGCGATTGGTATTTCACGGGCAACTACCCGACACCGGGCGGCAGCCGCGTCGTGAACCGTGCTTTCATCAACTGGAAGGAGGGTAAGAACGTGAGGGCGTACTGATGCATGTGCTCATGTGCGGCATGTGCACATGGACCCATGTCACATGGCCACATGAATACGCTTCTTCTTCCTCAGCTTCTTCAACTGTTTCGTTGTGCCGTTGATGCGGCCGGTGCCGTGCACCACGATGCGCGATGAGCCATCGACCTTGAGCTTCGCCGCGCTGTGGAGGTCGAGCAGGCAATCGTTGGCGATGTGCAGCTCGCTGCCGTTCACCAGTTCAAGCGTTGCAGTATTCCCGATGTAGGCTTTGCTGCCTTCCTCCATCACCAGCCGTGTTGACGCACTGAAGTAGGTGCGGCCTTTGAACTCCTCGGCGGGGAACAACCGCGTGGGTGTTCGGCTTCTGTCCAACAGCAGGCGTTTGCCATCCGCAAGCCAGAGCGCGTGCCCCGCGTATCCACTAACGTTGTGCAGCACGATGCTGTCAGCGCACCACCGCACATCGTTCGCCAAGTATGTATCGTCGTTGCGCACATGCACCAGCATGCTGCCATCGGTGCGCTGTTCTTTCACTTCAACGCTGATAGGATTGAGGTGGACGACCCTGTTGTTCGGCTTGCCGCCCTTGTGCTTGTCCTTGCCGTTGCTGCTCACCAGCGTGAGCATGTTGGCGCTCGGCGGGTTGGTGCCCATGCCGATGCGGTTGTTGCCCGTTGGGGTGAACGCCTGGCGCGCGTGGCCGAACAGTACGGCTTTGTCGATGTACTGACCGTTGCGCAATTCTATGCGCGGGTCGGTCATTTCCGTGCGCGTCAACTTGCCGTCGTGGTTGTGGTCGAACACCGGGAACTCCATGTCCTGGTGACCGGTGAGCGGATTGGCCCAGCGGTTGTCCACGACGTACGGCTGTGCATTGCCGGGCCAAAGGCATTCGTACCGCACCGTATCGCCGCGCAGCTCGATGTCGTGCGCACCGCTGGCGGGCATGGCACGCAGGTAGTCGGCATCGCCGTTGAAGATGTCCTTGCCGGTCTTGTTCGCGCGGTCCACCTGCATGTACGCGAAAAGCCCGGGTGTGATATCCTCCACGCACGGCATGATGTCCTCGTAGTGGAAGCGGTCTGTCGGTGAGCCGTTGTTCTTCCAGCCTTGGTGGTTCTCCAGCCAGATCCACTGCGGGAATTCATCGGTGGCCAGGAAGGGCACCTTGATGCGCAAAACATCACCGGAAGTCACGAAATCGCGCAGTACGAACAGCCCCGTGTCCCCCGCCATCGGGTCCAGGTCGGTGCGAACGTGTTCGTTGCGCGTGTTCAACGCACTGATGGTCCCTGGCGCATCGGCAGCCTTCCATCCCAATCGGTCGCGGTCCCAGCCGCTCACGCTGAGCAAGCTGCTGTTGGCGGCCCCCATCAGGCTCCAACCGCCTTGCAGGCAGATGAAGTAGCTCTGGAAGCCGGGCGCATTGCCGCCACCGCTGTGGAAGTTGTTGCCGCCCAACAGCAGGTGGTTGAACTCGTGCTTGAGGATCTCGAACGGCAATCCGTAGAGCGCGCCGAAGCGGCTCTGTGTATCGCTACCATGGCCGAAGATGGGCGGGCTGCTGCCGGCATCGGTACTGCCCAGCCCGTGGCTCAGCTTGTGGTGGTTGCGGAAGATCACCATCACATGGTCGAACGACAGCGGCACATCGGGTCCAGCCTCTTTCGGCATGCCCATTTTGCCGTTGTTCTTCCACAGGTCGAAGTCTGCGATGGGCAGGCCATGCGCTGTGCGGAAGCCGCCCATGGAATTCACCCACTTGGTCGCCTGCATGGCCGCGCTCGTGTAATCGTCAGTGGTCATCTCGCTCTCCTTCACGATCGCCAATCCGTCCACGTAGTCGCCCAGCACCTGGTAGTTGCCCAGCGAACAATCGTGGTAGTAGCGCGAGACCATGGCCTTGGGGACCGGCAGGGGCTGCGGATCGAAGAGGTCATCCTTCCACTTGGGAAGCTGGCCACTGGGCCAATGCTCCATGTTCGCGTTCCGCGCCGGGTCACGCGAGGGGTCTTTGTCATAGACCATCTCCGCATAGATCACCAGCACGCGGATGTTGCCGTGCGGCGAGAGGTGCCAGCCGTGCTCGCTGCTGGGGACCAATACACTGTCTTGCGTGGGCTGCCCGGCAAGCGCTGCGGACATGGTCAAAAGGACCGCCATAAGGAGAGGGCGCATGCCCCGAAAGTAGCCGCTACGTTTTCGGCGCCTTGAAAAGAGGCACAGTGCTACAGGGCTCACCGAACATCAGGCTCTTCACCACCGGCAGAAGCTTGGTGCTCAACTCCACGTATGCATTCAGCGGAACAGTGAGCTTGCTGCATCCCTTCACCACGATGCGTGCATTGCGATAGGGTCCGACATCAAATTGCTGCACGAAGCACGTGAACACGGCGCGTTCCAGTTGGTCGGCATCGCCCTGCGTAACGAACGCGGCATGCGGCTGCAGCTGCGTAGCCACAAGCATGAAGGCCCAGGTGGGGATGATGGCGTCGGCGCTGCAGTGAACGCTCACGAACTTGCCCGCGTACTGCGCCCAGTCGTGGGTCTTGCAAAAGGCGCGCAGGTCATCTTCCTTCAGCGCGACTTCCTGCCATAGCAACGGTTTCAGGTCGAAGACCATGCGCTCACCGGACGGGTACATCTCCTCCAGGTCGAGGGTGATGATGCCGCTCGAAGCGACCTTGTTGAGGATGTCGGACATGGCGTCAGCAAAGAACGGTAAAGCATGAAGCAACACCAGCTACTTTCGTTCAGAACGGGTCACGACTCATGAATTCGCGTCCTATCATCCGACTTGCCGGTGTTGCGCTCTCACTATGGACGGGCATTTCTCTATACGCACAAGAACGGCAACCTAGCTGGTCGGTTGGATTGAACCTCGGCCTCTTGGCCAGCGGCTCCCCAGAACTTCAGGTTGACCGGCGCCTCTT
Protein-coding sequences here:
- a CDS encoding VCBS repeat-containing protein, which translates into the protein MRNTLLLSALSVALTASAQNTCLTALPVTAGNTYTVTGFDGLQIPIPVCASGGTGAVHGEWYTYTAPADYNLTVSTDFTQNAGIDTRFHVYTGVCGNLTCIGGDDDSGSGNLSIDQFNVSQGTTYIIAFDDRFDTSGFVFSLSEFPSVSSPVQFSSQTIAVTGSAYTVVDMNDDQLDDIVATKVNNVQVHYQQQGGGFTITNIATDSVVYTATWSIAAGDLDDNGQVDLMYGNGSGVSILMANTNGTGFTEVVSPQYVFSQRGNMVDINNDGNLDAFMCHDVEPNVYFLSDGQGGFNFVQGGLGDTPNGGNYGSIWIDYDNDHDIDLFIAKCRGGNNPAAIDQLHRNDGNGVFTEVAASLDLAAGYHQSWSSAWADYDNDGDMDVVVGASSFTGGGHRVMRNDGTIFTDVAAGSGWDLFQGTGIEHVAHDFNNDGWVDVLTASSTVMVNNGDMTFTPIVAGASTGAVGDLNNDGYLDVHVGTTSFINDGGTNNYIRVHTVGTVSNLDGIGARVQITTPLGTQIRDVKSGDGFKYMSSLLTHFGLGADTQVDELTIYWPSGIVNTWNSIPANTTFTAVEDAITDVSESKVPLTLSIAPVPTTDELVINTNADWMNAPVSVVDINGRTVLNMALKVNRVDVRDLAPGVYVVRMLLEGNEVQRRFVKE
- a CDS encoding class II glutamine amidotransferase → MSDAIKHECGLAFIRLRKPLHYYHQKYGTAFTGINKLFLLMEKQHNRGQDGAGVATIKLDPAPGDNFIDRQRSTDRQAIQKIFGGIQKGIQQAIDRDAAIANDADRLKKEVPFLGEVLLGHLRYATYGGDSLENCHPRRRLSNWITRNLVLAGNFNMTNVDELFALLVSIGQHPKEHSDTMTVLEKIGHYLDVENDRLRQIHHGVGHSDRDITALIAEQMDVANILRMSAQDFDGGYAFAGLLGHGDAFVLRDPAGIRPCFWYADDEFVVAASERPAIQTAFSVKTDQVQELRPGHALIVRKNGSFSEEQVREPVEKRACSFERIYFSRGSDRDVYRERIALGRNVVPTIMEAVDHDLQNTVFSFIPNTAEVACYGMLKGVEDELNKTKERLITGLGPNPAPGKLREILSMRPRLEKVAIKDAKLRTFITADNARDELVAHVYDITYGSVRPGVDNLVVIDDSIVRGTTLKQSILRMLDRLEPKRIVVVSSAPQIRYPDCYGIDMAKLGDLVAFQATIALLRETKQDNIIEDVYDRACANVAKPLPVPGAPYGPSGPAPWIDNAVKDIYAPFTDEQISAKITELLTPKGLGSEVRIVYQGIDGLRAACPQHTGDWYFTGNYPTPGGSRVVNRAFINWKEGKNVRAY
- a CDS encoding DUF2480 family protein — encoded protein: MSDILNKVASSGIITLDLEEMYPSGERMVFDLKPLLWQEVALKEDDLRAFCKTHDWAQYAGKFVSVHCSADAIIPTWAFMLVATQLQPHAAFVTQGDADQLERAVFTCFVQQFDVGPYRNARIVVKGCSKLTVPLNAYVELSTKLLPVVKSLMFGEPCSTVPLFKAPKT